The Spirochaetales bacterium genomic sequence GCGGGGGGGGGGGGGGGGGGGGGGGGGGGGGGGGGTGCCGGCAGGGAGTATGATATACGACAATTGTCTTGATCGAAATACTCCGTTGCCGACATGAGTTTTTTTGAGTGTATTGTGAGGGGTTGTTTCTCAATGAGAAACGAACGGCGGACAGGGGGTGCGGGTTTTCTCCCGTGTCCCTTCCGGTCCGCTACATAAAAATTTTATTTGAAAAAGATAAAAAAATATGGGATAATAATCCATTGAAAAAAAGGAGGAGGAATCCGGTGAAGAAAGGGCTTGTATTCTGCATTCCGATGGTTATTATTTACGGCGTTTGCGTGTTCGCTAACGCAGGAGACGTCAATGGGAACGGAACGGTCGATATCGTCGACGCCCTGTTGACGGCCCAATATTACGTGGGGCTTTCTCCCCAGGGCTTCGATGCGGATGCGGCGGATGTCAATTGCGACAATACGATCAATATCGTCGACGCCCTCCAGATTGCCCAATACTACGTGGGACTTCGCCCGGAAATCGGCACATGCATGACACCGGAGGCCACCCCGCTCCAGCCGGATGAAGAGGATCTCTATGCGAAGCAGTGGAACCTCTCGGGCGACCTCGGGGTTCACGATCCGGTGATCATAAAACAGGGCGAAAGGTGGTATATCTTCCATACCGCGACCGGGATCGGGATGAAAATCTCCGACGACGGGCTATACTGGAGAAACGCGGGGAGGGTCTTCTCCGTCAACCCTTCATGGCACAAGGAAATGGTCCCGGACACCGACGGCAACATCTGGGCCCCGGACATCTTTTATTTCGGGGGCACCTACTACCTCTATTATTCCGTATCTTCGTTCGGAAGCAACCATTCGCTGATCGGTCTTGCGTCGAACACGACACTCGATTCGGGCGACTCCTCATACCGGTGGGTCGATGAGGGGGTGGTGGTCCAGTCGAAAGCCGAGTACGATTACAACTGCATCGACCCGAATATCGCCCTCGATGAAAACGGCGAACCGTGGATGAGTTTCGGATCGTTCTGGAGCGGGATAAAGCTTCTGAAACTCGACCCCGGCACCATGAAGCCCGTCATCGGCGGCCGGCTTAATTCGATTGCCTATAACGAGACGATCGAGGCGCCCTTTATCGTCCGCCGCGGCGGTTATTTTTATCTTTTTATTTCCCACGGGTACTGCTGCAGGGGCATCGACAGTACATACAACATCCGGGTCGGCAGGAGCCAAAGCATTACCGGTACGTACACGGACAGAAACGGGACCTCCCTCATGAACGGAGGCGGTACCCTTATCGACGGCGGTGATTCACGCTGGATCGGACCCGGCCACAACGCCGTATATCTTTCCGGGGACTCCGCGATTTTAGTCAACCACGCCTACGACGCACAGGCAAACGGGACCGCGACCCTCCGGATTCGTCCCCTCTACTGGGATGCATCAGGTTGGCCGTACCTGTAAATATCCGGGAAGGGAGAAGAGAAACATCATTGCCAGCTACGATAAAGAAGCTGAACTTTACATAATCGGTATTGAAATTTATATAAATACTACCTGTAATTGATAACTTTACAGAAACATTACCGGTAGTATGAAATACCGGAGAACGGGGGGAAAACAAGGTAACAGGAAGAGTCCCTCCGGCTATACGGACAATGATTGCTATCAAGGAAAAGGAAACGTATGATGAATACAATGACAAAAGAAATTACAAATAAAAAAATCATAAATGAGGAGATACGAATTCTACTCGTCGATGATCACCCGGTACTCCGGCTTGGCCTGAAAAAAGTCCTTTACAAAAAGTACAAAAAAGTCATGATCGATGAGGCTGAGACGGCAAGGCAGGCTATGGAATATGCGGAATATACGGCGTACGACCTCGCCATTATCGATATATCACTCAAAGGGATGAGCGGAATCGCTCTCACAAAATACCTCAGGTTCAGCCACCCCCGGCTGCCAATCCTCATCATCTCGATGTTCGATGAGGAATTCTACGCTCAACGCGTTTTCGATGCCGGCGCGAGCGGCTATATTATGAAAAAAGAGCGTTCGGAGGAGTTTCTATCCGCCGTGGACAGGGTTATGTCGGGCCGTATTTATATCAACAAGGCAATCGCCGATAAAATGCTTCTAAAGATCTGCGGGCCCCTGAGCGGCAGAAAAAGCATCCCTGTCGAAAGCCTGAGCTGGCGTGAGTTTGAAGTTTTCCATCTCCTGGGTGAAGGCCTTGAAAATAATCAGATTGCCTATGAACTGAATATCAGCGTCTCGACGATTGAGACATATAAAAACGGCATGAAAACAAAGCTGAATTTCAAGGACACATCCGCGCTGAAAAAATACGCGATCCATTGGGTGGCGAAACAGCGGATATAGGCTGACTGACCAAAAACCCGTCTTAACGGAACTAATTATTCCCCATGGCTTGACAGAACGATGATTTAGGGTTATTCCTGAGAATGGGTGTGCTGTGCCAAATGGGGATGACGAGTAGCGGCGTAAACGGAGACAGTATTCTTTAAAATTTTAGGATAAAACAACCGAAAATAAACCAGGGTACGAATCATGAAAAAAGTTCCGATTTTAGCGATAATTATAACTGCGGTGTTTCTTTGCGGCACGTGTTCACAAAGAACACCTGTATTGTCCGAGGGGCCGGAAAAAGTGGAAAACCTGGGAACCCGGACCTACCTGGCAAAGGACTGGAAATATTCGGCGGGCGACAATCCCGATTATGCGTCGCCTGAATTCGATGATGCCGCCTGGAAATCGATTCAGTTTCCGGCGGTCAATTTTTACTACGATCTAGAAAAGTCGAATATCTACTGGTTCAGAAAAACCTTTTATGTTTCGGAATCACTCAAAGGCACCCCGCTGGGTTACGCCTGCCAGAAACTCCCAGAAGCGACGCGGCTTTACTTGAACGGCAGCCTTATCGCGACAAGCGGTTCCATGCCGCCGGAACATTACTTCGGGACCGGCGCGATCCCGAGAAGTTATATCCTTCCTGACGGACTCATTAATTACGGCGGGGAAAATATCATTGCAATGAAGGTGTATACCGAAAAGCAGTACGGCGATCTGAAACTTCCGTTCATTACCAATAACGCCGACAGGCTGGACGATTATTTTTACAACTACTCGATCAATGTTCTCATTCCCATGATCATTGTGTTTCTCGCGACACTCGTCGCTTTTTACTTCCTGCTCATGTTTCTCCGAAACAGGGAGGAGAAGTTCAATCTCTATATATTCCTCGCCTTTGTCTGTATCGCCGTGTATTCGACGAATTTCTTTTTCGAGGATTTTCCATTCGGGTACCTTATCGCCACAAAAATATGGTATTCCGGCCTGTTCCTCGCGCAGATGTTTTTTGCGTTCTATTTCCAGGATTTTTATAAAATACATTCCAATTGGATTCCCAAACTCATCGTTGCGGTGATAACACTCGGCTGCTGTACCTACCTCTGTATTAGTCCGACGGTGGATGTCGCATATTTTCGTATCAACCGTATTCTCTCGATCGCCTTTATCGCCGCCATCAATTTCTACATCCTCTTCCTCTCGATCTATGCGGTGGTCAAGGGGAACAAATACGCGAGGGTACTTCTGGCGGGAGTGAGTGTGGTCATTATCACCGCGACCCATGATATCATCTACGTCAACCTTCTCATGGAGGCCCCGATGTGGCTGACCAATACCGGCATCGTCCTCTATATCCTCTCGATGTTCCTCACCTCCGCCAACAGGTTCGTCGATACCAAAAAGGAAGTGGACAAACTCAATATCGAGTTGACGCAGCAGAAAGACGCATTTTTCAGATTCGTTCCCACCCAGTTTCTCTCGCTCCTGGGAAAACAGTCAGCGGTCGATATTTCTTTAGGCGACAGCCTCGAACGGAGCATGTCCGTCCTCTTTTCCGATATCAAGGAGTTCACGTCACTTTCCGAAGTATTATCACCGGAGGAAAATTTTCAACTGTTGAACAGCTATCTCCTCCGCATGGAATCCCCCATCACCGATAATCTAGGGTTTGTCGATAAATATGTGGGCGATGCGATCATGGCCCTCTTCTCCGAGAGTTCGGCGGAAGCTGCGGACGAGAGATCGATGAGTTCCGGTGACCGGGCGGTGGCCGCCGCCATCGGGATGAGACGCCAGCTCGATGAATACAACAAATACAAAGCGATGGAAAACGAAAAACCCCTCAATATGGGAATCGGTATCAATACCGGCCCGCTCATGCTGGGAACGGTCGGAAGCCAGCGGAGACTCGATACCACGGTGATAGGCGATTCGGTCAATCTCGCCTCGCGACTCGAAAGGCTGACCCGGTTGTATTTCTGCTCGATTATTATTTCGGAGCAGACCTATAACAACCTGACGGAACCGGGAAGCATACTTATTCGCGAAATCGATTATGTGAAAGTGAAAGGCAAGAACCAGGCGTGTAAAATCTATGAAGTCTATGAAGCGGACGACGATAAGATAAAGGAAAACAAACTACGGACAAAAGATATAATCCTGGCAGGAATCGAACGATACAGGGCAAAACGATTCAGGGAAGCGCTTACCTATTTCAAGGAGGCAAAAGAGCTTTATGCGCGGGACTATATCCCCCTGCTTTATATAAAACGCTGCATCACGTTTATCAAGACGCCGCCCCCGCCCGACTGGGACAGCGCATTTAAAATACACGAATAACCGCGCCGCCGTTTCCGTCAATCCGAGCGGTCATTCGTCAGTAACCTCAGCAGTCGAGCGAATCCAAAAGCCCCACGTAATATTGCGCGATCCTGAGTGCGTCGACGATGTTGATGGTATCATCACAATTGACGTCCGCGGCATCCGGATTGAATCCCGACGGCGCAAGACCGACGTAGTACTGCGCAGTCATGAGGGCATCCACAATGTTAATCGTCCCGTCGCCATTGACATCGCCCATTGTACCGGACGGGGGCGAGGTGACCGCCTGTGTCGGGGGCGATGTTATATCCGGTGTCGGTGTCGGTGTTTCAGCGGGGGGTTGGGTGGGGGGCGATGTTTCGCCCGGTACCGGCGTCGGTTCGGTCGCGACCGCTCCGGCCGCGTTGAAGTGACTCCAGTCCCAGTTCCCCTTGTAATACACATAATATTTCCCGTCAATTTTGGGCGGTAAATTTTCGGCAGCGGCGTAGCCGTCGGTATAATCGACACCGTTCACGAAGAGGGCTTCCATATTGTTCGAATTGATGTATTCCGGGGTCGAACTGAATGTCCAGCAGTAGATACCCGATCCGTCGAAGGTAAACGGAAGGCTTTGCGCTGATGAAGACTTCCCCGCACACGGGTCGTTTTCGGAAGGAAGCGGATCCATATCCGGTGTGGGACCGGGTTGCGGACCGGAGCCCCCGCCCGATATCGTCGCCGAAAACGAGTTGGATTTCAGTCCCACGCCGCCTTTCATCAGTTCGAATCCCGCCTCGATATCGTGAAAGTAATCCGAACTCGATATCCAGCCGCGTGACATCGAGTCGGCGATGAACCCCATCAGGTCCAGATCCGCCGATGTCCGGGCGATCCGGTAGTAACAGATATAGGTCCATGTATTGACACCGTCGCTCATTGAACCGTGCCAGACTTCATACGGCCCGTAATCGCCGACTTTAGAACCGGCGGGGACGATGCCGCCTTTCGCGTCAAGCCAGATCATGAGTTCGGCGCCGCCGTCGTAGCCCTCGCTGCAGTCGAGATTCGGACTGAACCATATCTCGGCGGCGACATCGTAAACACCTTCAACGCCTTCGGTACTCACGCTCCAGTTCATGGTCGCCCGTGAAAGGCTTCCGACGCGTATCGACGTCCATCCGCTCGTGCACATATCCCAGTGGCACCCCTTGAAAATGGAAGGGTAGGAGGCGACATTACCCTGATTGTGTTCGGATACGGTAACCGTAAATCCCGTTCCGCTGGTACTGATACACTGACGCGCGTCCGAGCCCCAGCAATTGTTCTGGATGATGTATTCCCCCGCGTCGACCGTGCCGTACTTTTCACAGATCTCCGCGGCAAATCCCGCCTGAACGGCAATAACGAATATGGCAATAAAAAATAAAACGGACTTTATTTTCATTTTTATTCTCTCCTTTTTATTGTTTTTTTATTCGCTGACATTTTCACTATTTATCGTGAAAGAATGATATCATACGGAATGTGCTCAGTCAAGAAATAATTACCTCCCTGAAATACCAGTGGCTGCGAAGGTCACTGGGATAAAACAGCTACCAGCCGCATATGTTTTTGCACCATTCGGCGACCTCCGCGGATGTCGCCAGTGACAACTTATACGACTGCTTGGCCGCGAACTCCCTCGCACCCGGCAGATACTTCGAGGTCGTGACAAACAGCCCCCTGTTTGCCTTTTCATGCTCCACAATGCCGTAGAGCGCCGCCACCGCCTCGAGACGGATGGGGATTTCCGGTTTATATTTTTTTGCCTGCACCAGAGTGATCATCCGGCCGATCGAATCCTTTTGGATCAAACGCAGATCGATTCCCCCGTCGCCCCATCCCGGCCCGAGTTCCGTCACGTACCCCTGGTTCCTGAAGATCGCGGCCAATAATTCCTCGAATTTTCTCCACTCAAGCCGATAAAGTTCGTCCGGGTGGTTTGAAAAATATTCGATCATCTCCCGGCTGATTTGTTCGAAATCATTGACGAGCAGCCCGCATTTTTCATCAAAATCTTCCTGTTCATAGAGTCGCTTCTTTTTTGCCTCCTCCGAAACAACAACCTGCGGCGGTTCTCCGGCCAGCGCGTCCCGTCCGCAAAAGGGACATGAAGGCCACGGATATTCATAACTCGATTCCCCGCCGAAACGCTCCAGCTCTTCTTCATGATAATCGCAGCGGGGATTCGTGCAATGATGGGTAAAATTGTCGTAAAAATACCGGGAATCGCCCCCGCTTTCCCAGTAACGGCAGGTGACCGTATTTTTGCCGCACAGGGGGCATTTGATATGAGAGACAATATTTTCACGATCATCCGTCATGGATGCCGCCTCCTTTGTTTTCGTCAGCCCGTTTTTTCAAGAATCCGTGTTTTCCGAAATCATGAGAGGTACGACAATTGTCGTTTCATCCCCCGCCCCGCACCGGCCAGAAGGACAATCGGCTGTCTTTGCCGAATTCGGCGGTGACGCCCGCTTCCAGTGAAATGAACCAGTAAGATTGCCTGCCGCGCGATGTCGAATAGACGGTCTGCGTCCAGTAAAAGTTCCCGACATTTTCAAATCCCGCTTCGAGACCTTCGAGCCATTGGCTGCAATCGGTCTTTCCGTAATGTACCAGCGTCTGCATTTCCCTAATTCCGGGAATCCGCCAGTCGGTATACCCGCAGTTGCCTTCGACCGTTCCGTCGTTGAGGCCCTCGAGAAAGAGGCGGGAATCGGCAAAGGTATTCATCCCCGTGATACCGGCGTCCTTCATCCAGACGAGCCCGGTCATATTGTCCGTCATGGTTCCGTCCAGATTGTCGCGGAAACGGGGAACCGGCCAGGCGATTCCCTGCGGGACGCCTCCGTCTTCCGAATCCTCAAACCGGTAGCCGGCTAACTCATGCGCCCCCGTCTTCCTGACGATACCCCGAGACCTGACCGGCCAGATAAACACGTTCGCGGTCTTCCCCGGACAATTCGGCGCGTGGCTGTGAACGAACCAGGCGTTCCACGCGTCGCCGGTATCGACCGCATAGGTGGTCGACGACCAGTATATCCCCCGGATGCCTTCGAATCCGGCCTCCTCGAGCCATTCCCATGCGTTTTCGACATCATAATCGACGAGGCTGTTCAATTCGTTGATGTTCGGGAGCCGCCAGCCGGTAGTTCCGAAAGCGGCTTTCGCATTCAATTCACCAATACGATCGAACGCTTGGTTCCACGACATTTTATCCGCCACGGAGGAAGGATTCCGCACCCAGACGAGGCCGGTATTCAGGTCGGTGACCGTTCCGTCGCCGTTGTTCAGGAAGCGGCCGGAAGATCCGCCTGAAGCCGCCCCTTTTCCGGTATTGACCGGCAGCGCCCTGTATATGCTGACGTCACAGGACCTGCCTCCCTCATCGGGATAAACGATCTCGATCTTCCGCTTGTTCTCGCCGTACTCGAGACCGCTTACGGTAAACGGGGCGCCGGAAGCGGCCTCACTGCCGTCGACCTTCACCGCCCCCTCACCGTAAATTTCAATCGCTTCGATAGTAAGCCCGGAAACGTCCTTTTCGAGCGGTGCGATCAAATAAGAGGTGCCGCCTGAATCCGGCACCGGCTGACATTGGGCATGTGTGTTCGACAGGACGATCCTTTTGATACCGAACCGCGCGGCCGTATTACAGTTCATCAAGGCAAACGGTAACACGAAAAATACGAGAAAAAAGCGGAAATACCTTTCCAGGCGGTAATTATTTCTTCGATGCATCCGTCACTCCTTGTCAATGCAGGATTTCTCTCTGCGATCCTGTTTTGTCATAATAGATAAGGTCGTCGCGGTTGTCAAACCTTTGCGCGGGAAACGGCTGTTTTCGGAGAATTATTTTTAATGGAAAAGTAGCCAATGAAATAAAAAAAATCCCGTCCGTTCCACGGCGGAACGGACGGGGTATGCGGAGGTTGCCGTATTCTGCTTTTTGATATTCATATTTTCGTATGCGGCAGACGGTCAGGGACGATAGACGGCAATGGCGGTGATGAGATACCGTTCTTCGTGGATAATCGTCGAGGTCTCTGTAAGCGGATCATGGCGCTTTATAGCCCCATGCCAATCGGAAGGAAGGCTGTCTTCATCGTCATCGGAAAGGTAAAAAAGATGATCGACCTCATCATACGACATATCCTTTATCGCAAGCCAGTGAATATCATTTTGACGGACGAACCCGGCGTCTTCACCGTTATAATTTACCGCTTCAAGATAAGCGCCATCCATATAATATAATATTTCATTCGCGCGGCTGCATGCGAGAAACTTCAACAGGACGATGTCATCCTGCAGTATCTTTGCGGGTATATTCCCGGGAAAATCGAGTCTCGAAATAATGGGATCGATAAGGCCGTCCTGCCGATACGTTGTCATAAAGAGAGTCCCGTCTTCACCGTAATCCGGATCGAAAACAAGATCATTGAAAGGCGACTGCAGTTCGGCACTTATCAGGTTCAGCGGGGAAAGAGTACTTCCCGGTTTCAGTCCGGACTCATATATATCGTCCTTATCCGAACCGGAAAGACCGATAAGAAGCCGTTTCCTGTTCGGGTCGATCGCGAAGCTGGTGATGTCGTCCCCGCCGCAATCGACGACAAGTTCATTCCTCAAACCCGTATAACGGTAAACCTTTGACCCGCAAGACCAGTAGATCGCGTCCGAACCCTCATCTGCGTACAGCTCGTCGGTATCGAGTAATTCCTCAGCTGTATACACGCGTTCGGGTTCAGCCAAATCCTGGCCGGCCTCGGGAATCGGGGCTTTCCACAACTGCCCGTTCGAGACAAAGAAAATAACCGGTTGCGAAGGCAAAAAGCGTTCTCCCGGTTTTTTTACCCCGGCAAGCGTATAGACATCGAAGTCACCGCAGCTTGTCATGACGACCGGAATCAGGCCGCCGGCCAAAAGGATTATACATATAACAGATATATAATGACGTTTCATCAAATCTCCTTAAAAACTGATTTCAATGCCGGCTCCGGCGGCCAGGCCCGTATAAGGCGCCCCGGTATAAAAACCGTGCAGGTAATCGAGCCGGACAAAAAGACCGATCGTTTCCGTCAGGGTGTAACCCCCGTAGAGTCCGCCCGAAAAGGCGGCGACGGGCGTCAACGATGTTTCCCCCTCATCCGCATCACTGAAGAGGGCGATGGAAAGCAGGACGCCCGGATTCACCTCACACCCGGCGTAAAACCGGCCGAAGTGAAGGTGGTACTGCACGACCCCGAATGCGGGAAAAGCGAGCAAGGTATATTCATAGACGACCTCGCTTTCGGGATCGTCCTTTGAGCGGGTCGGTTCGACGACCGCACCGGTCAAAAACCCCAATCCCAGATAGCCGGGACCGAGTTTCATGTTCCAGCTGCAATGCAAAAGCCCGGTATACCCCAGGGTGAAGACCCTCCCCACATCGCCGACAGGGATACAGAGGCCGCCCCCGGCCGTAATATTCAGATAAGAGGCTTTCCGGCCGGTTTCATTAAAGCCCAAATTGAAGAGTTTTTCCACCGCCCGCCGTGTCAGAACATCGATTGCTGAAAAATCCGAGGTTTTTTCAATCGCCGTGTTTTCGATTGTACTCGTTTCCACATTCACCACCCTCATTGACAGATGATATTGTTCTCCTGTCTTTATAAGGGAAGTAATCAGGATAAAACCTGCCCCCGTCACCTTTCCGAGTTTCGAGGCGGTATTCTCATCGACGATATCCGAAGCCGACAACTCCATCTCTTCCAGGGCTCTGTCCAGCGCCGCCCGCTCCACGAGGATATACGTCCGGCTCCGGTTCATCCGGTCGACGATATATTCGTAAACGAGTGAAGTTTCGGTCGCATCGACCCCCTCACCGACGACCTCGAGTACGGCGATTGTCCTATCACGCTCCTGCGCCTGAAGCGGCAGAATGGCAAAGGAACACACCGCGATCAGTATCATTTTTTTCATGTACGGCTCCCCATGACGAATAGTAAAATCTTGATAAAATGAAGGAATTAACCTGCACAATATTTGCATTTGACTAAAGCTATGTCTTTATTTACGCTAAATATACAATGAAAACCGGTAAAAGTAAACAATAAAATCAAAAAAATCCCGTCCGTTCCACGGCGGAACGGACGGGGTATCATTTTTCCCGTTTCAGGGCCTTGTGTAGGGATGAAAGATATACGAATCATTACAGGGGCACGAATGTCCGGGTATATTTTCAAGCGAAAGGGTATAATCGAAGTAGTAGGCGGGGTCCGTAAACTGCTCGCCCCCCTGAAGCCCGCCCCCGTCGTTCCAGTCATCCCAGCCCCACGGGGGGTGCGGGGAATTTGGGGTGAGTTTGCAGCCGCAGGATGCGACGTTGTCTCCCAGAAACGTATCCGTCGAATAATAGAGTTTTCCCGGATCATAGAGGACGCCGCCGGGCCTTCTTTCCCATAGTTCATCGATATGAACAAGGTCGTAGGTGCAGGCATTCGCATACGTTCTGTGGGCGGTGACGCCGAGGGGATGCTGCGCGTTACCCGAATAACGGTACACGACACCGTCGTTTCCGGGGAAGTCCCGCCCGTACCATTCCGCATAGCCCTTTATCCCGTGGCCCCTGCATTCGATAAACACGGTCGGTTTGCCGCCAGTCAGTATTATCCCGCCGTCGATGTTCTCCCGTTCACCGACACCATAATTCGAATACTGGTAAAAATCGTAATGCGCGGCCGTTACCATTGCTTCGAGGTGTCCGTAAAAACTTCCGTTTTTGTAGACGGACATCCAGAGGCCTTCCATGTCGTTTTCGTGTTCGTCGAGATGCTCGAGGATGAGGGTCTCGTTCGTGTAATCCCTCGGATGGAAAATCGCATAGGTGATATAGTACCTGCTCGAACTTTCAACGACCGCGTAATAGACATACGCCTTCAATAAATAACAGGGTTCGTTCTCCCAGTTGTTCCTCGCGTACCAGTCGCCGTCGAAGTTGACGTTCGTGATGTAATCCGCCCTCCCCCCGTCAGCATGGCTGCAATTCCCTTCGGTATCGACATCCTGGAAAATGACCGGCGCGTAATATTCCGCCAACTGCCTGTATGTCGGTACCGTCGGTGTGCCGGGGATCTCGAACGGCATGATCTCCGACCAGTACCATGCCTCGACCGGACCGGCCTTGTATTTCACCTTCCAGTAATAGGTACGCCCGGCGGGAAACGCAGAAGGTGATTGATATCCGTTCGTCCCGAGATCCCTCCGGTCGACAAGCCAGGTGCTCGATCCCAGATCCCCGTCGTCCCCGACAAGCAGCCAGTATTGGGCGCCCGCTACCTCCGGCCATTCGAACAGCGGGGGGTTGCCCGTCACCCTGAACACTCCGTCCGGCGGTGTTATCTTGAAGTCCACCCACGGCGAAGGGGGACCGGCGCCTTTTTCGTTCTCTCCCCTCACCGTCCATCTCAGGGGCACTTTCTCGGGAAGGGGGCGGACGGGGGTATAGGGAGCACCCGCTTCCCCGATATGCATATCACGAAGCACGATCGCTTCGTCTTCGCGCTTAATGACATAGAGGGTATATGAAGAGGCCCGGGGCACGGAAACCCAGGTGAATAAAGGCGTATCCGTTGTAATGTCTCCCCTGACGCTGCAACGGGAGACATCCGGGGCCTTTGTCACGGGCGATATATCATTCAATAGACCACCGGAATCCGTAACGGGGGACTCGCAGCCCGATACGCACATGACGAAAACCACGACGAAGTAAAAACCACAGTTGATACCAGATTTGCAATACATACGTTTCTCCTTTAATAATGATATTTTTAACACTTTTACATAGTAAGGCGTTACCGGCGGTCGAATCCCTCAAAAAATAATTATGCCGGCCTTTTCAAACTATTT encodes the following:
- a CDS encoding family 43 glycosylhydrolase, with translation MKKGLVFCIPMVIIYGVCVFANAGDVNGNGTVDIVDALLTAQYYVGLSPQGFDADAADVNCDNTINIVDALQIAQYYVGLRPEIGTCMTPEATPLQPDEEDLYAKQWNLSGDLGVHDPVIIKQGERWYIFHTATGIGMKISDDGLYWRNAGRVFSVNPSWHKEMVPDTDGNIWAPDIFYFGGTYYLYYSVSSFGSNHSLIGLASNTTLDSGDSSYRWVDEGVVVQSKAEYDYNCIDPNIALDENGEPWMSFGSFWSGIKLLKLDPGTMKPVIGGRLNSIAYNETIEAPFIVRRGGYFYLFISHGYCCRGIDSTYNIRVGRSQSITGTYTDRNGTSLMNGGGTLIDGGDSRWIGPGHNAVYLSGDSAILVNHAYDAQANGTATLRIRPLYWDASGWPYL
- a CDS encoding response regulator transcription factor → MMNTMTKEITNKKIINEEIRILLVDDHPVLRLGLKKVLYKKYKKVMIDEAETARQAMEYAEYTAYDLAIIDISLKGMSGIALTKYLRFSHPRLPILIISMFDEEFYAQRVFDAGASGYIMKKERSEEFLSAVDRVMSGRIYINKAIADKMLLKICGPLSGRKSIPVESLSWREFEVFHLLGEGLENNQIAYELNISVSTIETYKNGMKTKLNFKDTSALKKYAIHWVAKQRI
- a CDS encoding adenylate/guanylate cyclase domain-containing protein — translated: MKKVPILAIIITAVFLCGTCSQRTPVLSEGPEKVENLGTRTYLAKDWKYSAGDNPDYASPEFDDAAWKSIQFPAVNFYYDLEKSNIYWFRKTFYVSESLKGTPLGYACQKLPEATRLYLNGSLIATSGSMPPEHYFGTGAIPRSYILPDGLINYGGENIIAMKVYTEKQYGDLKLPFITNNADRLDDYFYNYSINVLIPMIIVFLATLVAFYFLLMFLRNREEKFNLYIFLAFVCIAVYSTNFFFEDFPFGYLIATKIWYSGLFLAQMFFAFYFQDFYKIHSNWIPKLIVAVITLGCCTYLCISPTVDVAYFRINRILSIAFIAAINFYILFLSIYAVVKGNKYARVLLAGVSVVIITATHDIIYVNLLMEAPMWLTNTGIVLYILSMFLTSANRFVDTKKEVDKLNIELTQQKDAFFRFVPTQFLSLLGKQSAVDISLGDSLERSMSVLFSDIKEFTSLSEVLSPEENFQLLNSYLLRMESPITDNLGFVDKYVGDAIMALFSESSAEAADERSMSSGDRAVAAAIGMRRQLDEYNKYKAMENEKPLNMGIGINTGPLMLGTVGSQRRLDTTVIGDSVNLASRLERLTRLYFCSIIISEQTYNNLTEPGSILIREIDYVKVKGKNQACKIYEVYEADDDKIKENKLRTKDIILAGIERYRAKRFREALTYFKEAKELYARDYIPLLYIKRCITFIKTPPPPDWDSAFKIHE
- a CDS encoding restriction endonuclease, which encodes MTDDRENIVSHIKCPLCGKNTVTCRYWESGGDSRYFYDNFTHHCTNPRCDYHEEELERFGGESSYEYPWPSCPFCGRDALAGEPPQVVVSEEAKKKRLYEQEDFDEKCGLLVNDFEQISREMIEYFSNHPDELYRLEWRKFEELLAAIFRNQGYVTELGPGWGDGGIDLRLIQKDSIGRMITLVQAKKYKPEIPIRLEAVAALYGIVEHEKANRGLFVTTSKYLPGAREFAAKQSYKLSLATSAEVAEWCKNICGW
- a CDS encoding DUF1566 domain-containing protein — its product is MHRRNNYRLERYFRFFLVFFVLPFALMNCNTAARFGIKRIVLSNTHAQCQPVPDSGGTSYLIAPLEKDVSGLTIEAIEIYGEGAVKVDGSEAASGAPFTVSGLEYGENKRKIEIVYPDEGGRSCDVSIYRALPVNTGKGAASGGSSGRFLNNGDGTVTDLNTGLVWVRNPSSVADKMSWNQAFDRIGELNAKAAFGTTGWRLPNINELNSLVDYDVENAWEWLEEAGFEGIRGIYWSSTTYAVDTGDAWNAWFVHSHAPNCPGKTANVFIWPVRSRGIVRKTGAHELAGYRFEDSEDGGVPQGIAWPVPRFRDNLDGTMTDNMTGLVWMKDAGITGMNTFADSRLFLEGLNDGTVEGNCGYTDWRIPGIREMQTLVHYGKTDCSQWLEGLEAGFENVGNFYWTQTVYSTSRGRQSYWFISLEAGVTAEFGKDSRLSFWPVRGGG